The following are encoded together in the Ignavibacteriales bacterium genome:
- a CDS encoding tetratricopeptide repeat protein codes for MLQLAHLKNDSGFYDKAIIDYTHYLEVNPSDADARIDMGVCYYNLQNYPKAIEEMEKALTYQPTHQIAHLNLGVVTMASGNIEAAKQWLEKAVKLNPNTDAGKRAQELLSSRLIK; via the coding sequence TTGCTGCAGCTTGCACACTTAAAAAATGATTCCGGATTTTATGATAAAGCGATAATTGATTACACACATTATCTCGAAGTGAATCCTTCGGATGCCGATGCAAGAATTGATATGGGAGTGTGTTATTACAATTTGCAAAACTATCCTAAAGCAATTGAAGAAATGGAAAAAGCACTTACATATCAGCCAACACACCAAATAGCACATTTGAATTTAGGGGTAGTTACAATGGCTTCCGGAAATATAGAAGCAGCAAAGCAGTGGCTGGAGAAAGCAGTAAAATTAAATCCTAACACTGATGCAGGAAAAAGAGCACAGGAATTATTAAGTTCAAGATTAATTAAATAA
- a CDS encoding transpeptidase family protein yields MNNKRALIIVLLVFAVFISLIFKLTDIQIIKSEELGYYADKQHVKIEVVKADRGLIYDRNNVLLVYNHNDISFFVDLRMTSKKEKELIADKFSKVTGKSKSHYLSLMNKTGKNICLEKKVSAEKSLLLKELNYSGLFWNEDPTRVYQYSNLASHILGYVSSENTGVSGVDKFFNEYLSGVDGSRTIERDAIGKVISIDEENNIPPASGYNLVLTIDKAYQTILEEELSDGLKEFGGTSAIGIVMDPNNGEVLALANINDFNPNEYWKYSDDDRRDKAITDTYEPGSTFKPITLAALLDQNLITENENIYCENGKFKFKGVNISDTHPNGSLKVKEVIEKSSNIGMTKLSQKIDSETLYKYLRGFGFGNVTSVQLPGEVRGSLKKANDWSPITKAFISFGYEISVTPIQMTAAYCALINGGILFQPQIVKKIYQSKTDYLVENKPETIRRVISEKTSDKIRSILKGVVEKGTGKNASLKQVEVGGKTGTSQKLIDGNYSKSEYNASFVGFFPVDNPRVVIYILVNSPVKAKYGSAVAAPIFKKVAERIYSYDLKHFENPANNTFPEENIRSVKNDNSKKKNEFIFTNKSDREAAIMPDLRTLNIRDALVVISKIGIKSIVNGSGVVFKQSITPGTKIKPGSVCTIDCRQTEIKGTTVY; encoded by the coding sequence ATGAATAACAAGCGTGCACTAATAATAGTGCTTTTAGTTTTTGCAGTTTTTATCAGTTTGATTTTTAAGCTTACTGACATTCAAATTATTAAGAGCGAAGAATTAGGTTATTATGCTGATAAGCAGCACGTTAAAATAGAAGTAGTTAAAGCCGACAGAGGGCTGATTTATGATAGGAACAATGTACTTCTTGTTTACAATCATAACGACATCTCGTTTTTTGTTGATCTTAGAATGACAAGCAAAAAAGAGAAAGAATTAATCGCAGATAAATTTTCAAAAGTGACGGGTAAGTCAAAATCACATTATCTATCACTGATGAATAAAACCGGTAAGAACATTTGTCTTGAGAAAAAAGTATCAGCTGAAAAATCTTTGTTACTAAAAGAACTTAATTACAGCGGACTATTCTGGAATGAAGACCCAACCAGGGTTTATCAATATTCAAATCTGGCTTCCCACATCCTTGGATATGTTAGCTCTGAGAACACAGGTGTCAGCGGAGTAGATAAATTTTTTAACGAATATTTATCAGGCGTTGATGGATCAAGAACGATAGAACGGGATGCAATTGGAAAAGTGATTTCTATTGATGAGGAAAATAATATCCCGCCCGCTTCCGGATACAATCTTGTGCTTACGATTGATAAAGCATATCAGACAATTCTTGAAGAAGAATTAAGCGATGGATTAAAAGAATTTGGTGGTACTTCAGCAATTGGAATTGTTATGGATCCAAACAATGGCGAAGTATTGGCACTGGCTAACATTAATGATTTTAACCCAAACGAATACTGGAAATATTCTGATGATGATAGACGTGACAAGGCGATAACCGATACTTACGAGCCGGGATCTACTTTTAAACCCATCACCCTTGCGGCTCTATTAGATCAAAATCTTATAACAGAAAACGAAAATATTTATTGTGAAAATGGTAAGTTTAAATTTAAGGGAGTGAATATTTCAGATACACATCCAAATGGATCTTTAAAAGTCAAAGAGGTAATTGAAAAATCAAGTAATATTGGAATGACAAAACTTAGTCAAAAGATTGACAGCGAAACACTTTATAAATATCTGCGAGGGTTCGGGTTTGGAAATGTTACTTCAGTACAACTGCCCGGAGAAGTCAGAGGTTCATTAAAAAAAGCAAACGACTGGTCGCCTATTACAAAAGCATTCATCTCGTTTGGTTATGAAATTTCAGTCACACCCATTCAAATGACCGCTGCATACTGCGCATTAATTAATGGCGGTATTTTATTTCAGCCTCAGATCGTTAAGAAAATTTATCAAAGCAAGACTGATTATTTAGTTGAAAATAAACCCGAGACAATTAGAAGAGTTATTAGTGAAAAAACATCTGATAAAATTAGATCAATCCTAAAGGGTGTAGTAGAAAAAGGTACCGGCAAAAATGCATCACTCAAGCAAGTAGAGGTTGGTGGAAAAACAGGAACCTCACAAAAACTAATTGACGGTAATTATTCTAAATCAGAATACAATGCTTCTTTCGTTGGTTTTTTCCCGGTTGATAATCCCCGGGTGGTTATTTATATCCTGGTAAACTCACCCGTTAAAGCAAAGTACGGCAGTGCAGTTGCAGCTCCAATATTTAAAAAAGTTGCTGAAAGAATTTATTCTTATGATCTAAAGCACTTTGAAAACCCCGCGAATAATACATTCCCTGAAGAAAACATTCGCAGTGTCAAGAATGATAATTCTAAAAAGAAAAATGAATTTATTTTTACTAATAAATCCGACAGAGAAGCGGCTATCATGCCGGATTTAAGAACTCTCAATATTAGAGATGCTTTAGTTGTGATTAGTAAAATTGGAATCAAAAGTATTGTAAATGGATCTGGAGTTGTCTTTAAGCAGAGTATAACTCCGGGCACAAAGATTAAACCGGGATCTGTTTGTACTATTGATTGCAGACAGACTGAAATTAAAGGGACAACGGTTTATTAA
- a CDS encoding zinc ribbon domain-containing protein: MPRFCSSCGFEISGEFKFCPQCGVELNNITEPIENGIENVETSEEVFICQNCGEENPVSAEVCAGCGAKLSGENVKVQKRTEAKPELKVNKIVEEQTRKTNVKNIHHKPVTKKHTKHDRKIAAPNQNKMLDSKKIIITIAASVIIIFILLVLTGKINLSGSEEVVQNNVVQESSSGVDLNNVQKINELEAQVKARQIILNYCCSLHT, encoded by the coding sequence GTGCCTCGCTTTTGCTCTTCGTGCGGATTTGAGATTTCGGGTGAGTTTAAATTTTGCCCTCAATGTGGTGTTGAATTAAATAATATAACAGAACCCATTGAGAACGGAATTGAAAATGTTGAAACAAGTGAAGAAGTTTTTATCTGTCAAAATTGTGGTGAAGAAAATCCGGTATCCGCTGAAGTATGTGCTGGCTGCGGTGCAAAGCTGTCTGGTGAGAATGTCAAAGTTCAAAAACGGACTGAAGCAAAACCGGAATTAAAAGTAAATAAAATAGTTGAAGAGCAAACCAGGAAAACTAATGTAAAGAATATTCATCATAAGCCGGTTACGAAAAAGCATACCAAGCACGATAGAAAAATTGCAGCACCAAATCAAAATAAAATGCTCGATTCAAAAAAAATAATTATTACTATAGCCGCAAGTGTTATAATTATTTTCATTTTATTAGTGCTTACCGGAAAAATAAATCTGTCGGGTTCAGAGGAAGTGGTACAGAATAATGTAGTTCAGGAAAGTTCATCCGGTGTAGATCTTAACAATGTACAAAAGATTAACGAGCTGGAAGCACAGGTAAAAGCGCGCCAAATAATACTCAACTATTGCTGCAGCTTGCACACTTAA
- a CDS encoding DUF3696 domain-containing protein: MGTYIIETHSEHIIRKIQVLIAQGKLSKEKVAVYYFDKDEKTGITSIKEMEMEDNGFFKEPWPDGFFDDSYNLARELIYARKN, encoded by the coding sequence ATGGGAACTTACATTATAGAAACACATAGCGAACATATTATTCGTAAGATCCAAGTATTGATTGCACAAGGCAAATTAAGTAAAGAGAAAGTTGCAGTTTACTATTTTGATAAGGATGAAAAAACGGGAATTACATCGATTAAAGAAATGGAAATGGAAGACAACGGCTTCTTTAAAGAACCCTGGCCTGATGGTTTTTTTGATGATAGTTATAATCTTGCACGCGAACTAATTTATGCAAGGAAGAATTGA
- a CDS encoding integration host factor subunit beta yields the protein MTKADIVDKVANGTGLTKLETEAIIEGFLTTVIEALREGKGIEIRGFGSYKVKKKNARNARNPKSGQKVFVPEHFVPTFKFSKDFKEIVDAGMKGNIKENS from the coding sequence ATGACCAAAGCTGACATAGTAGATAAAGTCGCAAATGGTACAGGACTCACTAAATTAGAAACTGAAGCTATAATTGAAGGTTTTTTAACAACAGTTATCGAAGCACTGCGCGAAGGTAAAGGAATTGAAATACGCGGCTTCGGAAGTTATAAAGTTAAAAAGAAAAACGCCCGCAATGCAAGAAATCCAAAAAGCGGGCAGAAAGTATTTGTGCCTGAACATTTCGTTCCGACATTTAAATTCTCAAAAGATTTTAAAGAGATCGTTGATGCTGGAATGAAAGGAAATATTAAGGAGAATTCATAA
- a CDS encoding UDP-N-acetylmuramoyl-L-alanyl-D-glutamate--2,6-diaminopimelate ligase → MELTQLINSIKVIKIVGEIQRIDVSSITYDSRKVKKNSVFAAIKGYKSDGHKFILEAVSKGAVAVILEDETNAPDNIFIQEKVLKILVKNSRKAMAEISNVFFKEPSKKLKLFGITGTNGKTTTSYIIRNILETAGEKTGLLGTISNFIGNKEISSTLTTPESNELNELLFEMYSEGCSSAVMEVSSHSLVLNRVHDIHFEYAVFTNLTTDHLDFHQNSQNYFQAKKILFDNLGAGSKSVYNFDDQFGEKIISDSRAKCYSYGAATNSDFHIMDINFDLNGTRFTIEHKNHSYSISTSLIGEFNAYNVCAAFAITLLAGIDTEKILLGIKTTPQVPGRFEVLSNADKKVIIDYSHTPDSLLKALQTIRKLSSGSRPVYTVFGCGGDRDQTKRAEMGRIASSLSDKVIITSDNPRSEDPIQIIEMIRSGITSENFSVIEDREMAIKSAIEKAEKNAVILIAGKGHEAYQEIKGKRISFNDKLKAQHYLSR, encoded by the coding sequence ATGGAATTAACTCAGTTAATAAATAGCATAAAAGTTATTAAAATTGTTGGCGAGATTCAGCGCATTGATGTCTCTTCGATAACTTATGACTCACGGAAAGTGAAGAAAAATTCTGTCTTCGCAGCGATTAAAGGATACAAGTCAGACGGACATAAATTTATTCTAGAAGCTGTAAGCAAGGGGGCAGTAGCGGTGATACTCGAAGATGAGACTAACGCGCCCGATAATATTTTTATTCAAGAAAAAGTATTAAAAATATTAGTTAAAAATTCCCGGAAGGCTATGGCGGAAATATCGAACGTCTTCTTTAAAGAGCCGTCGAAAAAGTTAAAACTTTTTGGTATAACGGGAACCAATGGAAAAACCACCACGAGTTATATTATCAGAAATATTTTAGAAACAGCGGGTGAAAAAACCGGATTGCTCGGAACTATTTCCAACTTTATCGGCAATAAGGAAATTAGTTCTACATTAACAACACCCGAATCCAACGAATTAAACGAACTTCTTTTTGAAATGTACTCTGAGGGATGTTCAAGCGCAGTAATGGAAGTTTCCTCGCATTCGCTTGTATTGAATCGGGTTCACGATATTCATTTTGAATATGCTGTGTTCACAAATCTAACTACCGACCATTTAGATTTTCATCAGAACTCTCAAAATTATTTCCAAGCTAAAAAAATCCTTTTTGATAATCTAGGTGCCGGCTCCAAAAGCGTCTATAATTTTGATGATCAATTCGGAGAAAAAATTATTTCCGATAGCCGGGCTAAATGCTATTCTTATGGCGCCGCAACAAATTCTGATTTCCATATTATGGATATTAATTTTGATCTAAACGGAACAAGATTTACCATTGAACATAAAAATCATAGCTATTCAATTTCCACCAGCCTCATTGGTGAATTTAATGCTTACAATGTTTGTGCTGCTTTTGCAATTACTTTATTAGCCGGAATTGATACAGAAAAAATTCTTCTTGGAATTAAAACTACCCCCCAGGTGCCGGGCAGGTTTGAAGTGCTGTCTAATGCTGATAAAAAAGTAATTATAGATTACTCTCACACTCCTGATAGTTTATTAAAAGCGCTCCAAACAATTCGAAAACTCTCAAGCGGCTCACGACCTGTGTACACTGTGTTTGGCTGCGGAGGCGACCGCGATCAAACAAAGCGTGCTGAAATGGGTCGTATTGCTTCATCACTAAGTGATAAAGTTATCATCACGTCGGATAACCCCAGAAGTGAAGATCCTATCCAGATAATAGAAATGATACGATCAGGAATCACATCAGAAAACTTTAGCGTTATTGAGGATAGAGAAATGGCAATTAAAAGTGCAATTGAGAAAGCAGAAAAAAATGCCGTTATACTTATTGCAGGAAAAGGACACGAAGCCTACCAGGAAATAAAAGGCAAACGTATTTCGTTTAATGATAAACTTAAAGCGCAGCACTATTTATCAAGATGA
- a CDS encoding UDP-N-acetylmuramoyl-tripeptide--D-alanyl-D-alanine ligase translates to MKNISITLQDLFDLKGAEIINPQLYKSANNVSTDSRALKKNSIFIAIKGERFDGHKFIEQAIKNGASTIIVEKKKIRELPELDCTIVVVPNTIKALGELAKSWRNKLNAKVIGITGSSGKTTLKEMIASILSEKFKVSKTFLNDNNHIGVPLTILNTKGSDEILVAELGSNHFGEIEYTASILRPDLALVTNIGNSHLEFLHSKKEVLKEKSSLLKITDINGGLSFINNDDNLLKNYSRKLSNTISYGFDNYSDINGKILEYDHDGKAILVIQGMGKKLKIVSPLPGEHNAHNLLAALSVALSLRMTKSEILNGIKKITATPKRFNIIKLPHVVLIDDTYNANPESVAFAIDTINKFNSGLNKVLILGDMLELGSRTDELHASLSDQIKKNKAMRVLLIGKLMKHLYLKLIELKIKSFYFNTRSQLNKYLAAEQFRDTVILIKGSRGMKMEEFVDVIKRGAAK, encoded by the coding sequence ATGAAAAATATTTCTATTACACTACAGGATTTGTTTGATTTAAAAGGAGCAGAGATAATTAATCCTCAGTTGTATAAAAGTGCGAATAATGTTTCAACAGACTCACGTGCTTTGAAAAAAAATTCAATATTCATTGCCATTAAAGGAGAGAGATTTGATGGGCATAAATTTATTGAACAAGCTATTAAAAATGGTGCTTCAACCATCATTGTCGAGAAAAAGAAAATTCGTGAATTACCTGAATTGGATTGTACAATTGTTGTTGTTCCAAATACAATAAAGGCTCTTGGTGAATTAGCAAAGTCTTGGCGAAATAAATTAAATGCAAAGGTCATTGGGATAACAGGAAGCAGCGGGAAAACAACTCTTAAAGAAATGATTGCGTCTATTTTATCGGAAAAATTTAAAGTGAGCAAAACTTTTTTAAATGATAATAATCATATCGGCGTTCCACTTACCATCCTCAATACAAAGGGGAGTGATGAAATATTAGTCGCTGAATTAGGCAGTAATCATTTCGGTGAAATAGAATACACAGCAAGTATTCTACGACCGGATTTAGCTTTAGTTACCAATATTGGAAATTCTCATTTGGAATTCCTCCATTCAAAAAAAGAAGTTTTGAAAGAAAAATCCTCTCTACTTAAAATTACAGATATTAATGGTGGGTTATCCTTTATTAATAATGATGATAATTTGTTGAAAAATTATTCTCGTAAATTATCCAACACCATAAGTTACGGGTTTGATAATTATTCTGACATCAACGGAAAAATCTTAGAGTATGATCATGATGGTAAAGCAATACTCGTTATACAAGGGATGGGGAAGAAACTAAAAATAGTTTCGCCGCTGCCTGGTGAACACAATGCACATAATTTGCTTGCTGCATTGTCTGTTGCACTATCATTAAGAATGACTAAATCAGAGATATTAAACGGAATTAAAAAAATTACAGCCACACCCAAAAGATTTAACATCATCAAACTTCCTCACGTAGTTTTAATTGATGATACGTACAATGCGAATCCAGAATCAGTTGCCTTCGCGATAGACACAATAAATAAATTTAATTCCGGACTGAATAAAGTTTTGATACTTGGGGATATGCTTGAACTGGGTTCACGGACGGATGAACTACATGCATCACTTTCTGATCAGATAAAAAAAAATAAAGCCATGCGTGTTTTACTGATTGGAAAATTGATGAAACACCTTTATCTGAAATTAATTGAATTAAAAATAAAATCATTTTATTTCAACACAAGATCACAATTGAATAAATACCTTGCTGCGGAACAATTTCGTGATACAGTAATTCTTATAAAAGGATCTCGCGGAATGAAAATGGAGGAGTTTGTTGACGTAATCAAGAGGGGGGCAGCGAAATAA
- a CDS encoding phospho-N-acetylmuramoyl-pentapeptide-transferase yields the protein MLYYLFDYINKNFNPPGFDIFRFLTFRSALAAITALTLALILSPKIIAILQKNQIGEAKKIDGPKFHWSKAGTPTMGGIIVIISVVVPVILWADIKSTYIILILAGTLWLSAVGFLDDYLKVIKKFPNGLIGRYKLLGQILIGLVVGSAIYFLPEFKDYATLTTVPFLKNVNLDFSVLYIPVVVFIITATSNAVNLTDGLDGLAIGIIAIVMIALALLSYFSGNAIFSNYLNIIYLPGSGELTVYVSALVGASLGFLWYNSYPAQVFMGDTGSLALGGAFGILAVLIKKELFIPILGGIFFIETISVIIQRVYFKYTKKKYGEGKRVFKMAPIHHHFEMKGWAEPKIVMRFYIIAIVLAIISLVSFKIR from the coding sequence ATGCTCTACTATCTCTTTGACTACATAAATAAAAATTTTAACCCGCCGGGTTTTGATATTTTTCGATTTCTGACATTCCGTTCAGCACTTGCTGCAATTACAGCGCTCACATTAGCACTCATACTAAGCCCAAAGATTATTGCTATTCTTCAGAAGAATCAAATTGGTGAAGCAAAAAAAATAGACGGTCCAAAGTTTCACTGGTCAAAAGCAGGCACACCAACCATGGGGGGAATAATCGTAATTATTTCCGTAGTTGTTCCTGTAATTCTATGGGCAGATATCAAAAGCACCTACATTATTTTAATCTTAGCCGGCACACTTTGGTTAAGTGCTGTTGGGTTTCTTGATGACTACTTAAAAGTAATTAAAAAATTTCCAAACGGATTAATAGGGAGATATAAACTGTTAGGTCAAATATTAATTGGTTTGGTAGTTGGCAGTGCAATTTATTTTCTTCCTGAATTTAAAGATTACGCCACTTTAACTACAGTGCCGTTTTTAAAGAATGTAAATTTAGATTTTTCTGTTCTGTACATCCCGGTTGTTGTTTTTATAATTACTGCAACATCAAACGCAGTTAATCTAACCGATGGGCTTGATGGACTTGCAATCGGAATTATTGCAATTGTAATGATCGCATTAGCACTTCTTAGTTACTTCAGTGGGAATGCCATATTCTCAAATTATCTCAACATTATTTATTTACCGGGCAGCGGGGAGTTAACAGTGTATGTCTCAGCTTTAGTTGGAGCTTCACTTGGTTTTTTGTGGTACAATTCCTATCCTGCTCAGGTATTCATGGGCGATACAGGGTCACTTGCACTTGGAGGTGCATTCGGGATTTTAGCTGTGTTGATCAAAAAAGAATTATTCATCCCCATCCTTGGCGGTATATTTTTTATCGAAACCATATCTGTAATTATTCAACGTGTTTATTTCAAATACACCAAGAAAAAATATGGTGAAGGCAAAAGAGTTTTTAAAATGGCTCCAATACATCATCACTTCGAAATGAAAGGTTGGGCTGAACCCAAAATCGTAATGAGGTTTTATATCATCGCAATTGTTTTAGCAATTATAAGCCTCGTTTCATTTAAGATAAGATAA
- the mraZ gene encoding division/cell wall cluster transcriptional repressor MraZ, which produces MFRGQHLYTVDSKGRVSIPAKLRKQISPEANDSFVMTKGGAACIDVYPMDQWNILEDKLKSLNPYDSTHAKFIRMILQFANEDSLDAQSRIMIPPLLLDYAGIKKEVLVLGALKKIELWNPETYEKYINNSGETFEEIAQKVMTM; this is translated from the coding sequence ATGTTCAGAGGTCAGCATCTTTATACAGTGGATTCAAAAGGTCGGGTAAGCATCCCGGCTAAGTTACGAAAGCAAATTTCTCCGGAAGCAAACGATTCATTCGTTATGACGAAGGGGGGAGCTGCGTGCATAGACGTTTATCCGATGGACCAATGGAATATACTTGAAGATAAGCTCAAATCGTTAAATCCCTATGATTCTACCCATGCTAAATTTATTAGAATGATTTTACAATTCGCTAATGAAGATTCACTCGATGCTCAATCAAGGATAATGATTCCACCCCTCCTTTTAGATTATGCCGGTATAAAAAAAGAAGTGCTTGTGCTTGGTGCATTAAAAAAGATTGAACTCTGGAATCCTGAAACTTATGAGAAGTATATTAATAATTCCGGCGAAACTTTCGAAGAGATTGCCCAAAAAGTAATGACAATGTAA
- a CDS encoding heavy-metal-associated domain-containing protein has translation MQLEIKIEGMSCQHCVMAVKKEISKLAIDDLDVKIGEAKVQFDEAKVKTSEIKEAIVSAGYIVKE, from the coding sequence ATGCAGCTTGAGATAAAGATCGAAGGAATGTCCTGCCAGCATTGTGTTATGGCAGTTAAGAAAGAAATATCAAAATTGGCAATAGATGATTTAGATGTAAAAATCGGTGAAGCTAAAGTCCAATTTGATGAAGCAAAAGTTAAAACTTCTGAAATCAAAGAAGCAATTGTTTCTGCTGGATATATCGTAAAAGAATAA
- a CDS encoding UDP-N-acetylmuramoyl-L-alanine--D-glutamate ligase: MEIKGKNISVIGAVRSGIGAAKLIKKLGGIPFVSDSSDTEKLRQSVQSLTDENIDFELGVHTDKVYNCTLMIVSPGVPSDSFVVKKALSKKIKVISEIELAAAFCKGNIIAITGTNGKTTTTTLCGYVFNHCGKKTYTAGNIGIAFSEIALDVNKDEFVALEVSSFQLDFIEKFKPKVAIILNITPDHLNRYENKYENYALSKLKIFENQDHSDFLIMNRDSKDLMNFFKSSGSVIVNFSTSTKMSDGCWYENETVSFQLSGYEKFNCRRGDISLPGEHNLSNAMAVICAAKIFGLNSAKIIEALKLFKGVEHRLEFVREIDGVEYINDSKGTNVDSVWFALRSFDSPIFLILGGQDKGNDYNQIKDLVIENVKKIFAIGSSAEKVFNFFHAFVKVEIKESLQSAVLSANQEAREGEIVLLSPACASFDMFDNYEHRGKVFKEAVFNL; the protein is encoded by the coding sequence ATGGAAATAAAAGGTAAAAATATTTCAGTGATTGGTGCTGTAAGAAGCGGAATTGGCGCTGCTAAGTTGATAAAAAAACTTGGTGGAATTCCATTCGTAAGCGACAGTTCTGATACTGAAAAACTGCGTCAATCAGTGCAATCGCTCACTGATGAAAATATTGATTTTGAACTTGGAGTTCATACCGATAAAGTTTACAATTGCACATTGATGATTGTAAGCCCCGGGGTGCCTTCTGATTCTTTTGTTGTTAAAAAAGCACTATCAAAAAAAATAAAAGTGATTTCTGAAATAGAATTAGCGGCAGCATTTTGTAAAGGAAATATTATTGCAATCACCGGCACCAATGGTAAAACAACAACTACTACATTATGCGGCTACGTTTTTAATCATTGTGGAAAAAAAACTTATACAGCAGGTAACATTGGAATTGCATTTTCTGAAATAGCTTTGGATGTAAATAAAGATGAGTTTGTCGCTCTTGAAGTTTCAAGTTTCCAACTAGACTTTATTGAAAAATTTAAACCAAAAGTTGCAATCATTCTAAACATTACGCCTGACCACTTGAATAGATATGAAAATAAATATGAAAACTATGCTTTATCTAAATTAAAAATATTTGAGAATCAGGATCACTCAGATTTTTTAATCATGAATAGAGATTCAAAAGATTTAATGAACTTCTTCAAAAGTTCTGGAAGTGTAATTGTTAACTTTTCAACCTCAACTAAAATGTCTGACGGCTGCTGGTATGAAAATGAAACTGTCAGTTTTCAATTAAGCGGTTATGAGAAATTTAATTGCAGACGCGGTGATATTTCTCTGCCCGGTGAACATAATTTATCGAACGCCATGGCTGTAATTTGTGCTGCTAAAATATTTGGATTGAATTCTGCTAAAATTATTGAAGCATTAAAACTATTTAAAGGGGTGGAGCACAGACTTGAATTCGTACGTGAAATTGATGGTGTGGAATACATTAATGATTCAAAAGGAACCAACGTTGATTCTGTTTGGTTTGCTCTTAGGAGTTTTGATTCGCCTATCTTTTTAATTCTTGGCGGACAGGATAAGGGAAATGACTACAATCAAATAAAAGATTTAGTAATTGAAAACGTAAAAAAGATTTTTGCAATCGGTTCATCAGCAGAAAAGGTTTTTAATTTCTTTCACGCTTTTGTCAAAGTTGAAATAAAAGAATCTTTGCAATCAGCAGTCTTATCTGCAAATCAGGAAGCCAGAGAAGGGGAAATAGTTTTGCTCTCTCCAGCATGTGCAAGTTTTGATATGTTTGATAATTATGAGCACAGGGGAAAAGTCTTTAAGGAAGCAGTATTTAATTTATAA